The genomic region AACAATTTCATAGTTAACACTATCAACTTTTCACATGTATCAAAATCACTCCATAGGTgtaaaaaaactcatcaaaaatAAATCTCAATCTTCCTCATAGATTAAAAGAACCCATATGGTTGCCCCAGAAATCCAACCCTTGTTTGTACCTTCAATACTTAAATCATACTTTCCCCAAACTACATTCACTCACTGAAAAGTCAAAAGCAAGCCCTCTTTCCTAAATTCTTCAATGGAAGAACCAAGCCCAATCTCTAAAGATCAATGTGCCTCAATACTCCTTGAAATTTATTTTCCCCTGTTTGGATGcctagaaagaaagaaaaatgaatgaaagttTCACCTATTGTTTAGCTGATATAtccaattatttaattattacacTCAGCTAAGTGGAAGGTTAACTGGTTAAGCAATTccatgattttaaaattttctaaaagtaAATAGAAACATgcataataattaaataattaatattatatatatatatatatatatatcaatgcttctaaaatttgttttgtaacaaaaataattgttttaaaattattattaaaaattatttcaaaagaaTATTAAAACCTAACcactaataatatatatacatgtctACTGTCTACctataaaagaattaaaaattatgttatatatttattattttattaatcaatattaaGGGCAAAATGAGCCCTTAATAAAACTATGTAGcaaacctatcaaaaaaaaaactatgtagCAAAATACCCTCTTTCCaaagtatataataaaattttgtttgttttcaaacctaattttaataaaattgaattaCAGATAGAACTTAACATAAGTAATGTCgaattttatacatattttactACTTAAATTTTCTTCGATATTGATAATGTCaagttttacttaaaaatacaaataaaactcgattttgagagtatcgaattttaacaaaatcatgTTCAAAGACATAGacattttgctatttttttttcctttttgaaaaaatgtgtattttgctgcatcattttaaaattaatagtaTTTACTCATTTTTCATTCGCCATACGTCACCAAAAAAAACTGCGGGGGGCAAAAGGGGAAAACGGTAAAATATGTTAGGCATAtatttagaagaagaagaagaagaaaaagaagaaagagggaagaagatCGGTTGATCAGCTCTCCCGAAGAAGAAGAGCCTGAGCAGATCGGCGTGAGAGATTGAGActgagagaaggagagagatctagagagagagagagagagttaggaAACTGATTTTTGGTGCAAGCGATACTCTCAAAAAACGCAGCGTTTCaggttaggattttttttaatacttttctttttcccctctcCCCGCCGTGTCCCGGTCGTGTCCGATTATCAAGTTGTTATTTGGGTTATTTATGTTGTGTACAATTGTTGGCCAAAACATGTACTAAAATTCTTCACTTTTTAAGGGATTACAACAGCAGACCTAGTAAATGTCAATAATGTTTTGAGGGTTGAAACTCTGATAAACTTAGGATTTTCGAAACAGGGAACAACAAAAATGTCGGTGACAGCGGGTGTTAGTGATACTATAATTGCCATTAGGGATAAGCTTAGGGGGAAAATTGGGCAAACAAAAGTTAAAAGGTATTGGCCCGGTAGAGCACCTGAATGggctgatgatgatgatgctgctAATAATGCTGCCCATGAAGATGGAGATGTTGCTCTGGAACAAGCGTTCCCGAGGAGTCGTCAGGATGACTCGAATATTGTTAGGAAGGATGATGCTAGGCTGCGGCGTTTGGCTCAGAGTAGGATAGACGATCGCGAGGAAGTGAGAGCTGATCATCGCCGCATTAGGCAGGCTGAGATTGTTTCGACGATTGAAGAGGAAGCTAGAATGCAGGAAAAGTTGGATATGGAGGAGGATGATGCGGATGCTTTGGAggaaaggaggaggaggattaGGGAGAAGTTGCTTCAGAGGGAGCAGGAAGAGGCTGCGTTGTTgggagaagaggaggaggaggtagaggaggaggaggaggaggaggaggaagaggagtcTGAATACGAGACTGACTCGGAGGAAGAGCATATGGGTATTGCAATGGTTAAGCCTGTGTTTGTACCCAAGTCGGAGAGGGATACCATTGCTGAGCGGGAACGTCTTGAGGCTGAGGAACGGGCCCTTGAGGaatcaaagaagaagagattggaGGAGAGGAAGGTGCAGACAAAGCAGATTGTGGTTGAGGAGATCCGAAAAGATGAAGAGATTCAGAGGAATTTGGACATGGAGGCAGATATTGCTGATGTGGATACTGATGATGAAGTTAATGAGGCAGAGGAGTATGAGGCTTGGAAGGTGAGGGAGATTGCTAGGATCAAGAGGGATAGGGATGACCGTGAGTCGATGTTGAAGGAGAGGGAAGAGATTGAGAGGGTGAGAAACATGACAGAGGAAGAGAGGAGGGAGTGGGAGAGGAAGAATCCAAAACCTGCTCCGCCACAAAAGCAGAAATGGAGGTTCATGCAGAAATATTACCACAAGGGTGTATTCTTCCAGTCAAATGCTGACGACACTGCTGCAACTGCTGGATCAGATAATATTTACACTCGCGATTTCTCTGCCCCAACTGGAGAAGATAAGATGGACAAGACAATATTGCCCAAGGTCATGCAGGTCAAGCACTTTGGTCGTAGTGGTAGGACAAAATGGACTCATCTTGTCAACGAGGATACAACCGACTGGGACAACCCGTAAGTTTTATCTTTTGATTATTCTCCATTCATTAGTAATTGCTAAATCGTATATGCATTTACTTTTGATATTGATCTGCTTTTCTACTGATTCTTGTTAGTCTTTGCTACATCAGTTCTATATTTTGATGATGTGTATGAGaagtcaaaaataaaaaatttatgctaCTTTTTGTTACTGGAATATTCTTTACCCATGTCTATTCGTGATCTCAATTCTCAAATGTTTGTTTGTTGAGCAGGTGGACATACAATGATCCTCTACGCACAAAATACAATGCAAAAATGGCTGGAATGAATGCACCTATAGCTAAACCTAAAGGAAGCAAGAAATTGAAGGATTGGGAGTCTCGTTGATTTTAGAGCACATATGGAAAGCATTCCTGTAGCTTTTTATCAATCAACTTATTGGAGAATTGAGTATGTTTTGGCTATTATTATTTACATACATGTAGGCTTGATAGCATCATTTTTCTACTTATCTTATTATAGAAGCAGGCTAAGGCAGTTATTATGAATTCAAAGCAGCTAAGGCAGTTATTATGAATTCAAAGCAGCTAAGGCAGGTGAAGGTGGCTTGAGTTTTGTGGACAGAAATGCACCTTAGAATATCACGACATGAGATTACGATCTGGTCACGTCATGTATTGCATGTTTTAGTTGTTGGATATATACATTTTCTTCCCACTTAGCAAAAGAAAGTGTCTGAATCACATTTGAAAATTGTGTTTAGAGACTAAGGGCACGTTTGGTAGACTGTAGTAACCATTAACCACTGTAATGTAATAGCTATTATAATGAATAgctattttgttgttatttgttagattatgtttttattacaggaaatagtcatctatatatatatatatatatatatatatatatatatatatatatgtatat from Castanea sativa cultivar Marrone di Chiusa Pesio chromosome 11, ASM4071231v1 harbors:
- the LOC142617496 gene encoding uncharacterized protein LOC142617496, which encodes MSVTAGVSDTIIAIRDKLRGKIGQTKVKRYWPGRAPEWADDDDAANNAAHEDGDVALEQAFPRSRQDDSNIVRKDDARLRRLAQSRIDDREEVRADHRRIRQAEIVSTIEEEARMQEKLDMEEDDADALEERRRRIREKLLQREQEEAALLGEEEEEVEEEEEEEEEEESEYETDSEEEHMGIAMVKPVFVPKSERDTIAERERLEAEERALEESKKKRLEERKVQTKQIVVEEIRKDEEIQRNLDMEADIADVDTDDEVNEAEEYEAWKVREIARIKRDRDDRESMLKEREEIERVRNMTEEERREWERKNPKPAPPQKQKWRFMQKYYHKGVFFQSNADDTAATAGSDNIYTRDFSAPTGEDKMDKTILPKVMQVKHFGRSGRTKWTHLVNEDTTDWDNPWTYNDPLRTKYNAKMAGMNAPIAKPKGSKKLKDWESR